The Bombus huntii isolate Logan2020A chromosome 6, iyBomHunt1.1, whole genome shotgun sequence genome window below encodes:
- the LOC126866953 gene encoding protein disulfide-isomerase, which translates to MKFFALIFTVTCYLTFTFAKIETEDSVLVLTKDNIAEAIGQNDYVLVEFYAPWCGHCKALAPEYAKAAKKLEEGGFSVKLAKVDATVETELAEKHGVRAYPTLKFYRKGSAIDYSGGRQADDIINWVIKKTGPAAKDLPTVEEAKSFIEARNVAIVGFFKDAESDGAKVFLEVANAVDDHVFGISSNEEVFSEYGVEDGKVVLFKKFDEGRSEFNDELDVKKLQNFISIHALPLVVDFNQDTAQKIFSGDIKSHLLVFLSEEAGHFEEYVEKIKEPAKKFRKEVLFVTINADKADHERILEFFGMKKNEVPAMRIIQLEQNMAKYKPENPELSSENVLEFVTAFVEGKLKKHLLTQDLPEDWNKKPVKVLVGTNFHEVAFDKTKNVLVEFYAPWCGHCQQLAPIYEALAEKYKDSEDLVIAKMDATENELEDIRIVNYPTITLYKKETNEAVSYKGERTLQGLSKFIDSDGTYGQAPEEAQEEDEDDDVPRKDEL; encoded by the exons ATGAAGTTCTTTGCGTTAATATTTACAGTGACTTGTTACCTTACTTTTACTTTTGCGAAAATTGAAACTGAAGACTCGGTTTTGGTACTTACAAAAGATAATATCGCAGAAGCTATCGGACAAAATGATTACGTGCTTGTTGAATTTT atGCACCATGGTGTGGACATTGTAAAGCTTTAGCACCTGAATATGCTAAAGCAGCCAAAAAGTTAGAGGAGGGTGGTTTCTCTGTAAAATTAGCTAAAGTTGATGCAACTGTTGAAACAGAATTAGCTGAGAAGCATGGAGTTCGTGCATATCCTACCCTTAAATTTTATCGTAAAGGTTCAGCTATTGATTACAGTGGTGGTCGTCAAGCAGATGATATTATTAACTGGGTAATAAAAAAGACTGGTCCAGCTGCTAAAGATTTGCCAACAGTTGAAGAAGCTAAATCATTTATCGAGGCACGAAATGTTGCCATTGTTGGGTTCTTTAag GATGCAGAATCAGATGGTGCAAAAGTATTTTTAGAAGTTGCTAATGCTGTTGATGATCATGTATTTGGTATAAGTAGTAATGAAGAAGTTTTCAGTGAATATGGAGTAGAAGATGGTAAAGTTGTTTTGTTTAAGAAG tTCGATGAAGGCAGGAGTGAATTTAATGACGAACTTgatgttaaaaaattacaaaacttTATCTCTATACATGCATTGCCTTTAGTTGTTGATTTTAATCAAGATACTGCACAAAAGATATTTAGTGGTGATATTAAAAGCCATTTGCTTGTCTTCCTTAGTGAAGAAGCTGGTCATTTTGAAGAATATGTAGAAAAGATTAAAGAACCAGCAAAGAAATTCCGTAAAGAG GTTTTGTTTGTAACAATCAATGCTGATAAAGCTGATCATGAACGCATTTTAGAATTCTTTGGTATGAAGAAAAATGAAGTACCTGCTATGCGTATTATACAACTTGAACAGAATATGGCTAAGTACAAGCCAGAAAACCCAGAATTATCTAGTGAAAATGTTTTGGAATTTGTAACTGCATTTGTTGAAGGCAAATTGAAAAAACATTTGCTTACACAAGATTTACCTGAAGACTGGAATAAGAAACCTGTAAAAGTTCTTGTTGGTACTAACTTCCATGAAGTTGCTTTTGATAAAACGAAGAACGTTTTAGTTGAATTTTATGCTCCATGGTGTGGACACTGCCAACAATTAGCTCCTATATATGAAGCA CTtgcagaaaaatataaagacaGTGAAGATTTAGTTATAGCAAAAATGGATGCTACTGAAAATGAATTAGAAGATATAAGAATTGTTAATTATCCTACAATTACTCTctacaaaaaagaaacaaatgaa GCTGTATCATACAAAGGTGAAAGAACACTTCAAGGACTTTCTAAGTTCATTGATTCTGATGGTACTTATGGTCAAGCCCCAGAAGAA GCTcaagaagaagatgaagatgaTGATGTGCCAAGAAAAGATgaattatag